The Vulpes vulpes isolate BD-2025 chromosome 1, VulVul3, whole genome shotgun sequence genome contains the following window.
ACCGGGTTGCACCTGCGCGGGGGCGGGAGACAGGGTTCAGCCCTGAGAAGGAGGGGGATTCTTGAAGAAATCCAGCTTGTTAGTAAGACCGGGTCCAGGGCTGAGTGGAGATGGGAGGATGGAAGGGTGAGGGGTGAGAGCTGACTTCTGAGCATTGTTTCTGTGCGGGGCAATTGCAGACAAACTAGAACCTGGAAGAGGGTGCAAATCCACCCTGAGGTCCCAGGTGGCTCCGAACCCTCTCCCAAGTGCCTCTTGCCGCCTGGTTGGAGCAGGGGCAGTGCTGTCAGGGGAAGTGGCTACTCCTGGCCCTGAATGTGAACGGCCCATCCTGGCTGCTTTCCACAGGAAACATGACAGAACAGGAAGGAAGCAGATGGGTGTGGAAGCAGGGATGGGTGGCACAGGACGTCtgaagggggtgggagggctggGAACCAATATAACTGTTAAGAGTCCAAACCTTGTTCCCAACTCCACAGCTGAGTTTCATAGAGGCCTGGGATCTGGTGAGGACCTCCTGTGCCCTAGCTGCTGTCAAAATCCATCCTAGATCTCAAAGGCAACTTCTTCCTAGGACATCCCCCAGTGTTTtagtgtgaccttaggcaagttaacCTCAGTTTGTTTCAGCTCTCAACTGGGATAACAGAAACTACCTGATAAATCCTATCAGGTTTTAAGGATGCATTCTATTATGTAAAGTGCTAGTGTGGTCCCTTGCACAGAGTAAACATTACAGAAAAGTTTGCTCTGGTTATTTTTCTCCTAGCGTGCCATATATACCTGCCTAGAGCTCTGGCCCTATTCAGTCTGGTCTcatctctctctattttttttttttttttggagtatgaGCTCCTTAAGGGCAGGGCCCATCTGTTTTCTACTTCAGtggtcaccctcacccccaagaTCCTGTGGTCCTGCTAAGGCTGGCCCCAAGGAGGGCCAAAGAGAGGTGTTTAGAATTATCCAATAAAATGGGAAATTGCTGCTATAGGTAGAAGCCAAAAGCCACGGGATTTTCCTGTCCTTGAGCTTATAGACAAGATGAGGAACTGTCCTGAGCTTGCAGCTGGCAAAGTGGCCCTTGTGTTGGGAGCATGAGGATGCAGGTTCAGTGGAGTGTTCAGTGCACAATGAGGAATGGTGGGAGTTGAcactggggaggtggggaaggggccagTCTGCCCAAAGGCTCATTAGAAAGGCAGAATGGCCTCTCCTTCCACTGTGGgccccttctttcctccttcccaatCTTGGGACGACCCAGAATTTGAGCTTCAGAACTCTTGGGAGTTTCTGAAAGGCCTGGCCTCAAGATCTGGCTCAGCCACTTAGTAGCTGAGTGACTTTGGGCATTTATGCTCTGTGAGCCTCAGTGTagccatctataaaatggggacaggaGAACCACCCACCTCATCTGGTCATTGGGAGGACAGAAGGAGACCATGCCTGCAAAGCACTTAGCCCTGCCTGGCACATCGTACATGAGGGACTGACAAATGGGAGTTCTTGTTTTCTGGACAGACTTTGTCACCAATGTCAGTGCCGAGCTCTGACTGGCCTCATCAAAGGGAGAGCCTCACCCCTCCAGAGCCAGGTCCACCAGCCAACTCAGACAGTGACCCAGGCCACCTGCCAGACAAGCACCCTGAGGAGACTTCTGCGCAGGTAGTAGGagcccttcccttctctctgaggCCCTCCATCCTACAGGCCTCCTCCCATTTCTACCACCTGCCTGGAGGGTAGCCTTTGAGCCCGATCTCCTGTGGTCCTTTTCTCTTTGCAGGAACCCCTGTCCCTATAGCCcccttggggtgggggatggggacaTAGGGATTCGACTTTAAACTTATTCACATGAATACCCGTTCCCTCTCTTGGGGAGTCTGTGTTGTCAAAGCCAACTCCAGGCTTTGGCCCCAGACTAATAGGTTGATTTCAAACATAAGAAAGGATGCCATTTGGGGGTGTGGGGCCTCCCCAGCCTGCTTCAATCAGACCACAAATGCAGGAGTGGATCAGCTGTCCTTGTCTTGATCTTGGAGGGGGGCACATGGTAATCATTCCAgattgggaggaggagggaggaaagaagaggaaggcaaAACTAACCACCCCTCTCCTGCCACATCTCCTCAGGATCCCAAAGTTTTGAGCTTGGGGCTCCCTTGCCTGGACACAGACGGGGCCTCCACCTGGCCTGAGCTTCGGATCCTCCTGCAGCAGCTGCCTCCGCAGGACAGTGATGTGGGTCTCCCTCTCTCCGCCTCCCTCTTTTTACCGTGGGGCCAGACTCCAGAGGATAGGGAACTAGGACCCAGCTGTGCCGCTAACTGGGGACTCCCCAGCCTGAGTTTTCAAGTCTTCACAAATGGGTACAAAAGCATCTGCTCTGACCACAATGCTTAGttgaaaagcaaatgagaaaatggacaTGAGCAACTTCGGAAACCAATAGTGGAATGTACAAATGTAGAGAGTATGGTTAAGTATTTATTGAGGCCCTAGTGTGTGCCCAGACAAAAGGCTTACACTTCAGCTAGGTGGGCAAGACCAGGGAACGTGGAATAAATcggaaaaacaacagaaagtgaCAGTGAGCTCCAGCTCCCTGGGGGTAAGGATCTAGATAAGTGGTGACAGGGCTTAGTGCTATGGGCTGTCAGGACCTGAGTGGTGGCCATTCCTGCGGGCAGGTGAGACTGAGGTAGGCTTACTCCAGCTCTCTTCCCTATCTCTGTGCCCTTCTGTGCCGTTGTCTTCTGCACCTCCAGAAGCTTCTACAACCTTCCTTTGACCCAGCAGCTAACTAAGCCTTCTCCCTCCAAACTCCAGCCTTGCCTGTTGGGGCTCTCCCAGTCTCAGTGGAGGCCTGTTTCTGCAGGAACGCTACTGCCTGGCCTTTGAAGAGGATGAGCTGGCCGAGCTGAGGCTCTTCTGTGCCCAGCGGAGGCGGGAGGCCCTGGGACAGGGGGTGGCCAGCCTGGTACTTTCCAAGCTGGTGGAACACACCTGTGAGAAGGTATGTagtgccccccccacccgcccattCCCCCTTGCCCTCTCACTTCTGTAGAAGGCCCTAGCTCCAGGGGCTCAGGTGGGGAAACGGGGGTTGGGGATTGACAGTTTGGCAAATTCCAAAAAGAGAGGCCATGTTTAGGGGTTCTCCGTGGAGCCTGCAGTGGAGGTGGGCCTGCCAGGGGGAACAGTTGGGTTGGGGTTAAGATGGAAAAGCCAGGAGGGAAGCCTCTGACCAGCCCAGCACCTCAACCCGGCAGTGCAGGGAGCTGCTGAGGCCAGGGGAGTACGGAGTGTTAGCAGCCCGGGCAGGAGAGAGGCGCCGCTGGCACCCGGCTTGCTTTGCCTGCCAGGCCTGTGGCCAGGCCCTGATAGACCTCATCTACTTCTACCACGACGGGCATCTCTACTGCGGCCGTCATCACGCAGAGCTGCTCCGGCCCCGCTGCCCGGCCTGTGACCAGGTACAGCCCCAAGAGGGCTGCTGGGAGGGGGCTGCCCAGGGTCCACCGCGGGAGAGGTAAGGGGACACCTCTGCTGGTACCGCGGAGTGGAGGACTCGGAACCAGCCTGGGTCCTTTGTGTTCCCTGTGGCTCTGACTGGAATCCTGGGCATGGGGACCCGTCGCCTTGTGCCCTCCCCCGCCGCAAGCAGAGGCCCCCAGACTTTCTGGGACTGAGAGGATTTCTCCGGAGCAGGGACAGACGTTCATCTCGGTTTGCCGGGTGCCCAGTGCTGTCCTGATCAGGCGAGGAACTGCCATAATGGGAGCCCAAGAGGCAGAGCGAACCCTGGGTTGGGAGTCCCGGCGACGGGGGTCGCGCTTCTTCAGGCTGTGCCACCTGCTAGCGGGACCCCGGCTAGGCCAGTCAACCCTCCCTGCGCCCGAGTGGTTGAGTAGATCAAAGGGGATGTCGGTAGACGTGCTTTAGCGTTAACTGGGTAAAAGGCGTGGTTCCGggtggatgaatgagtgaatgaatgaatgaacgggCTCTTCTCCCCCCTCTCCCAGCTCATCTTCTCCCGGCGCTGCACTGAGGCCGAGGGGCGGCGCTGGCACGAGAACCACTTCTGCTGCCAGGACTGCGCCGGGCCCTTGGGCGGGGGGCGCTACGCCGTGCCGGGGGGCGGCCCCTGCTGCCCCCGCTGCTTTGAGCGTCGCTATTCGGCTGCCGGCTCGAGCCAGGCCCCGGCACTGGAAGGGAGGGCGTCCCCTGGTAAGGGAGGAGAAGGTGCAGATCCGGGGGGAAGGGGGCAGCGGCTTGGGCTGGGCCGAGGAGGGGATTCTCCCGGGCCGGGACCCTCGCCCCGGTCCCACGCCGTTCCGtccccccaccgcaccccccaGACCCGAGCCTCGGGGCCCGCAGCTCTCACCGCGCGTCCCTGGCCGGAGCGCTTCCAGGGCCTCCCGAGCCCAGCCCGCGCCACCGTCGGGGCTGCGGCGCGGGACTCACTCCCGGACTGGGGACGCGGCCGCCCTCTGCTGGGCAGCGGCGGGgacgcgcgggggcggggggagcccggGAGCGGagtcgcggcggcggcggcggcggcggcggcgcgcacggcccgggggcggggcgggataGAGGCCGGACCCCAGCCGGATCCGGCTTctggcgcccgccccgcccggatCCGGGAGAGGGGGCTCCCGGCTCTGAGACCCGCGTTTCTGGCCTGGCCAGCAACAGGGGAGGCGGGCCTCGACAGAGCGGAGGACGCCGCTGCCGTCTCCCGAGCAGCCCTTCCCGCCGCTGCCTCCCGCTTCGGCccggaggcccagagagggccgCTTCCATCCAGCCCGGAGCAGGAAGATCGAGCTGGGGACCGGACGGAGGCACCCCAAGGGCAGGAACGGGGCCGGCTGGAGAAGCCGCTCGACGCCAGGGAGGACgcctcctgccccacctgctcctcctcttcGGACTCGGAACCCGAAGGTTTTTTCTTAGGCCAGCGCCTTCCCGGTCCCTGGAAGTCCCCCGGAAGCCTCCAGGCTGGGGACAGCGACACCTCCAGGAGACACTGCGCCATTTGCTAGTGGCGCAGCccggggaaggggaaggggcgcGTGATCGGTTTGGTGGGAGAGCGAGGATCTCCTCACCCTGTAAACATCCTAGATTGAACGCAGTCAGGGGCACCCCTGGGAGAGGCGGCCAGGTCACGAACTTGGAGTGCTCCCTCTTAAGCCTGCGCATCCTAAGCCTTCAGACGGAGACTTTCTTGGGGGGGACCCCACCCCGCAAAGCTACGCGTCCCCTGCTGAGCTAGCCCCTAGGCCCACCCCCACGGCTGGGGAGGCCCCGCCCCAGCATCTTCCTGAGCCAATGAAGGGAGCGCTCAGAGACCACGTGTGGCCGTGCCTAG
Protein-coding sequences here:
- the PRICKLE4 gene encoding prickle-like protein 4 isoform X1, yielding MSVPSSDWPHQRESLTPPEPGPPANSDSDPGHLPDKHPEETSAQDPKVLSLGLPCLDTDGASTWPELRILLQQLPPQDSDERYCLAFEEDELAELRLFCAQRRREALGQGVASLVLSKLVEHTCEKCRELLRPGEYGVLAARAGERRRWHPACFACQACGQALIDLIYFYHDGHLYCGRHHAELLRPRCPACDQLIFSRRCTEAEGRRWHENHFCCQDCAGPLGGGRYAVPGGGPCCPRCFERRYSAAGSSQAPALEGRASPATGEAGLDRAEDAAAVSRAALPAAASRFGPEAQRGPLPSSPEQEDRAGDRTEAPQGQERGRLEKPLDAREDASCPTCSSSSDSEPEGFFLGQRLPGPWKSPGSLQAGDSDTSRRHCAIC
- the PRICKLE4 gene encoding prickle-like protein 4 isoform X2; amino-acid sequence: MSVPSSDWPHQRESLTPPEPGPPANSDSDPGHLPDKHPEETSAQDPKVLSLGLPCLDTDGASTWPELRILLQQLPPQDSDERYCLAFEEDELAELRLFCAQRRREALGQGVASLVLSKLVEHTCEKCRELLRPGEYGVLAARAGERRRWHPACFACQACGQALIDLIYFYHDGHLYCGRHHAELLRPRCPACDQLIFSRRCTEAEGRRWHENHFCCQDCAGPLGGGRYAVPGGGPCCPRCFERRYSAAGSSQAPALEGRASPGEAGLDRAEDAAAVSRAALPAAASRFGPEAQRGPLPSSPEQEDRAGDRTEAPQGQERGRLEKPLDAREDASCPTCSSSSDSEPEGFFLGQRLPGPWKSPGSLQAGDSDTSRRHCAIC